The proteins below are encoded in one region of Streptomyces roseirectus:
- a CDS encoding TetR/AcrR family transcriptional regulator, producing the protein MQSRTPGTSGTPAPRPGRPRSAAADAAILAATRQALVELGWSKLSMGDVASRAGVAKTTLYRRWTGKNELVVDAVAELFDELRLPDRGSLTADIEGVVLQFAAILARPEARSGLMAVVAESTRDDALRERIRDSIVDRQKRLVLEGRSRAQSRGELPPESDPAESARTVDLIFDVVAGAVVHRTLVSAEPADEVWVRDFTRLLLGGLPAAATP; encoded by the coding sequence ATGCAGAGTCGCACCCCCGGCACCTCCGGCACCCCAGCCCCCCGTCCGGGCCGTCCGCGCAGCGCCGCCGCGGACGCCGCGATCCTGGCGGCGACACGGCAGGCGCTGGTGGAGCTGGGCTGGTCGAAACTGAGCATGGGGGACGTCGCGAGCCGGGCGGGCGTCGCCAAGACGACCCTCTACCGCCGCTGGACCGGCAAGAACGAACTCGTCGTGGACGCCGTCGCCGAGCTCTTCGACGAGCTGCGGCTGCCCGACCGGGGCAGCCTCACCGCCGACATCGAGGGCGTCGTCCTCCAGTTCGCCGCGATCCTCGCCCGCCCCGAGGCGCGCAGCGGTCTCATGGCCGTCGTCGCCGAGTCCACCCGCGACGACGCGCTGCGCGAGCGCATCCGGGACTCCATCGTGGACCGGCAGAAACGCCTCGTCCTGGAGGGGCGCTCCCGTGCCCAGTCGCGGGGCGAACTCCCCCCGGAGTCCGACCCCGCCGAGTCCGCCCGCACCGTCGACCTCATCTTCGACGTCGTCGCCGGCGCGGTCGTCCACCGCACGCTCGTCAGCGCGGAACCGGCGGACGAGGTGTGGGTGCGCGACTTCACCCGCCTCCTGTTGGGCGGGCTGCCGGCGGCCGCGACGCCGTGA
- a CDS encoding FG-GAP repeat domain-containing protein — MAVLAVTATIALTTTARTGPAEGTVGAPLLQQAAGETGGLSPLFARDRDGRLWDFEPTGTGGFAARVDLGGGYAEATAMAQARISRNGTGTDLYAVLDDRLYYTAERGTDTRVVGSGWGAYDLIVSVGNMAGTTHPDLLGRGKDGQLWLHQGKADGTFLPRIRVGTGWHGMDELTGRGDFTGDGKADLVARSTTGVLSIYPGTGSATADAVVGARITVPGSGWKDYSALVSVGDNTGDGKPDLLGVNRAGALQLFKGTGEPTAPFVAYARLAASGWTSYNLLF, encoded by the coding sequence ATGGCCGTTCTTGCCGTGACCGCGACCATCGCACTCACCACCACCGCCCGGACAGGGCCCGCCGAAGGCACGGTCGGCGCACCACTGCTCCAGCAGGCCGCCGGAGAGACAGGCGGACTGTCCCCGCTGTTCGCGCGGGACAGGGACGGTCGCCTGTGGGACTTCGAACCCACCGGAACCGGAGGTTTCGCCGCCCGCGTCGATCTCGGCGGCGGCTACGCCGAGGCGACCGCCATGGCCCAGGCCCGCATCTCGCGGAACGGCACCGGCACCGACCTCTACGCCGTACTCGACGACCGCCTGTACTACACCGCCGAGCGCGGCACCGACACCCGAGTCGTCGGCTCCGGCTGGGGCGCCTACGACCTGATCGTGTCTGTCGGCAACATGGCCGGCACCACCCACCCCGACCTGCTGGGCCGGGGCAAGGACGGCCAGCTCTGGCTCCACCAGGGCAAGGCCGACGGCACGTTCCTGCCCCGGATCCGGGTCGGCACCGGCTGGCACGGCATGGACGAGCTGACCGGACGCGGCGACTTCACGGGTGACGGCAAGGCCGACCTCGTCGCCCGCTCCACCACCGGCGTGCTCTCCATCTACCCAGGTACCGGCAGTGCCACGGCCGACGCCGTCGTCGGTGCCCGCATCACCGTTCCCGGCTCGGGGTGGAAGGACTACTCCGCGCTCGTCTCCGTCGGCGACAACACCGGCGACGGCAAACCGGACCTCCTCGGCGTCAACAGAGCGGGCGCACTTCAGCTCTTCAAGGGCACCGGTGAACCCACGGCACCCTTCGTCGCGTACGCGCGACTCGCCGCGAGCGGCTGGACGTCGTACAACCTGCTCTTCTGA
- a CDS encoding DUF6114 domain-containing protein, which yields MSAISADPGLFARGRSRFKAWRGTRPFWAGLYVMISGFPIMYFPYAHVQIGHLTFAMATTAGAGSLIIGVLLITLGISLWFQQHIRTFAGVAAILLALVSLPVSNFGGFVVGFLFALFGGAMAVSWAPGKPPEGAVAEDEPKDLSGTSPSNGANGRRSAD from the coding sequence ATGAGCGCCATCTCTGCCGACCCCGGCCTTTTCGCCCGAGGGAGGTCGCGGTTCAAGGCATGGCGGGGCACGAGGCCGTTCTGGGCCGGCCTGTACGTCATGATCAGCGGTTTCCCGATCATGTACTTCCCGTACGCGCACGTGCAGATCGGTCATCTGACATTCGCGATGGCCACCACCGCGGGCGCCGGCTCCCTGATCATCGGGGTGCTGCTCATCACCCTGGGGATCAGTCTCTGGTTCCAGCAGCACATTCGTACCTTCGCGGGCGTCGCCGCGATCCTGCTGGCCCTGGTCTCCCTGCCGGTCTCGAACTTCGGCGGCTTCGTCGTCGGGTTCCTGTTCGCGCTGTTCGGTGGCGCGATGGCCGTCTCGTGGGCGCCGGGCAAGCCGCCGGAGGGGGCGGTCGCCGAGGACGAGCCGAAGGACCTGTCAGGAACGAGCCCGTCCAACGGGGCGAACGGGAGGCGCAGTGCCGACTGA
- the pyk gene encoding pyruvate kinase translates to MRRSKIVCTLGPAVDSHDQLVSLIEAGMNVARFNFSHGSHAEHQGRYDRVRAAAKVAGRAIGVLADLQGPKIRLETFAEGPVELVRGDEFTITAEDVPGDKTICGTTYKGLPGDVAPGDQILINDGNVELRVLSVDGPAVRTTVVEGGVISDHKGINLPGAAVNVPALSEKDIEDLRFALRMGCDMVALSFVRDAKDVADVHRVMDEEGRRVPVIAKVEKPQAVENMEDVVMAFDGVMVARGDLAVEYPLEKVPMVQKRLIELCRRNAKPVIVATQMMESMITNSRPTRAEASDVANAILDGADAVMLSAESSVGAYPIETVKTMSKIVSAAEQELLSKGLQPLVPGKKPRTQGGSVARAACEIADFLGGRGLVAFTQSGDTARRLSRYRAQQPIIAFTTDENTRNQLTLSWGVESHVVPFVNTTDEMVEMVDQEIAKINRFTPGDTVIITAGSPPGVPGTTNMLRVHHIAGDTTD, encoded by the coding sequence ATGCGCCGTTCGAAAATCGTCTGTACTCTCGGCCCCGCGGTCGACTCCCACGACCAGCTGGTGTCGCTGATCGAGGCCGGCATGAACGTGGCCCGTTTCAACTTCAGCCACGGTTCGCACGCCGAGCACCAGGGCCGGTACGACCGGGTCCGGGCCGCCGCCAAGGTGGCCGGCCGGGCGATCGGCGTCCTCGCCGACCTCCAGGGCCCCAAGATCCGCCTGGAGACCTTCGCCGAGGGCCCCGTCGAGCTGGTGCGCGGTGACGAGTTCACCATCACCGCCGAGGACGTCCCGGGCGACAAGACGATCTGCGGCACGACGTACAAGGGCCTCCCGGGTGACGTCGCCCCGGGCGACCAGATCCTCATCAACGACGGCAACGTCGAGCTGCGGGTCCTCTCGGTGGACGGGCCCGCGGTCCGTACGACCGTCGTCGAGGGCGGCGTCATCTCCGACCACAAGGGCATCAACCTGCCGGGCGCGGCGGTGAACGTCCCCGCGCTGTCCGAGAAGGACATCGAGGACCTGCGGTTCGCGCTCCGCATGGGCTGCGACATGGTCGCCCTGTCCTTCGTCCGCGACGCCAAGGACGTGGCCGACGTCCACCGCGTGATGGACGAGGAGGGCCGCCGGGTCCCCGTCATCGCCAAGGTGGAGAAGCCGCAGGCGGTGGAGAACATGGAGGACGTCGTGATGGCGTTCGACGGTGTGATGGTCGCCCGTGGTGACCTCGCCGTCGAGTACCCGCTCGAAAAGGTCCCCATGGTGCAGAAGCGGCTCATCGAGCTGTGCCGCCGCAACGCCAAGCCGGTGATCGTCGCGACCCAGATGATGGAGTCCATGATCACCAACTCCCGCCCGACCCGCGCCGAGGCGTCTGACGTCGCGAACGCGATCCTCGACGGGGCGGACGCGGTGATGCTGTCGGCGGAGTCGAGCGTCGGCGCCTATCCGATCGAGACGGTCAAGACGATGTCGAAGATCGTCTCGGCGGCCGAGCAGGAACTCCTCTCCAAGGGACTTCAGCCCCTCGTCCCCGGCAAGAAGCCCCGCACGCAGGGCGGCTCCGTCGCCCGTGCGGCCTGCGAGATCGCCGACTTCCTCGGCGGGCGCGGCCTCGTCGCCTTCACGCAGTCCGGCGACACGGCCCGCCGTCTCTCCCGCTACCGGGCCCAGCAGCCGATCATCGCCTTCACCACCGACGAGAACACCCGCAACCAGCTCACCCTGAGCTGGGGCGTCGAGTCCCACGTCGTCCCCTTCGTCAACACCACCGACGAAATGGTCGAGATGGTCGACCAGGAGATCGCCAAGATCAACCGCTTCACCCCCGGCGACACGGTCATCATCACCGCCGGCTCCCCGCCCGGCGTCCCCGGCACCACCAACATGCTCCGCGTCCACCACATCGCGGGCGACACGACGGACTGA
- a CDS encoding polymorphic toxin-type HINT domain-containing protein, whose amino-acid sequence MRTRRWSRLATTIALATATAVAVTSGQLPDTARQKTMATAADVPTAPFDLAGAARIRQEQCLLGRVLRKGGPEMKGVARAGLGGTVEQLHTAANDDYWTDTPLSTAFDKDKAAADTKMDELWNRRPVWQESLRVETPPDGYSYTGFQWVEDDANPFSAIKLSSWVADRFWQSESDFYEDPHPTANKESVDAATAIHHARYDENDHEANSAWKDMQFMHAVYADDARLFLQYGGFPTSAPEPDSMEFRIDVENLKARFASCAYPNPPDPYKALSTELAVAATEWQNELAGQRTQRDTILRAESQANADLAVASQALGEALAQSLIAARLTDWQAYWTRQKPADHPTSYPEAAEFTKVKTWIADARGRASGRLFVASRAAMSAKTQADLVTEAQNEAYAVADRAGLPRGRGLLHGQQAAQVTKATAAAAQAATKATETAYHATRASVADSKTLNALANTQAHAAKAEFRRKAAEEAQAQSKAAAEGAAAQAAAAAQRASEAKAAENRAKAAEQTAKSAADDAKAKRHKAEAERDYAQAQKDLAAAERKKAGDAEARAQSQRAVAGDRLADAQSAGRTAADKKNAALTQETRAKQARDAALTAENRRDTLAAKAEAAEALLAAVDGTADAIEARQAATKARTAADQATAAATAARGAADDATEAATEARAAATRAEGAHRRAQSAADGAKADVAVTEAAVGKAHAAAADAIDAAEAAKWNATAARAQAQTAQKAAEKARADAVVARSEALLAGADAVRAAGHAYATAQAASAARDSAAQVVKPANDAVELGSPYAETDPSAGLAVLTGQAAKTAAEQQQALAQAKAAQAARAAADAKALAAKADADAKAAAQAAAGAAEYAANAARSATSAQASAGAADASAKAAKKAEAATVGYHERATADAAAAQQAADSAGDHAFQADASATEAERDASSARSAADAAERDASTARGVADQAERDATAAEAAHAAVRAQQVDFEAAQEQRRTGGGGGTGVDGVVMKPSDETRVDIDPKSDCVGTHSGSGIGCEIDLEFHIYGEMDFYLESCPLPGVERAKCGKAIQRDYLMSSPLDVTFRENDVHVDGLELTASVLKAIATGAVADIVGCWNRKLSSCLWLAGSIVLPGVLVKAAQAAFTMRVAIRSGSGIGAAIWGLRGSGLSASAMANLERIGRQALNAMCFPAGTKIATEHGTRPIEEIGPGDRVWAEDPVTGKRHLRKVTGVMRRTADSLVSVGIGQETVRATPEHPFWVLGKGWTSAQSLRPGDRLRTLDGADTRVSAVRTTVARTQVFNFEVEGDHTYFVGDTRVLVHNTCRIFPNRMPATLSEELSLAERLGVRPAKPGSADWERYIDFDGEPVKWAVLEDGQLLIMPKTVNGRELSHPVLSGGGPVRAAGEAEIAGGGGQYFGLRIDSHTGHYFVEGDPFWAPGGGAEHVGKEAFAAAGVLF is encoded by the coding sequence ATGCGTACGCGCAGATGGTCGCGTCTCGCGACCACGATCGCCCTGGCGACCGCCACTGCTGTCGCTGTGACGAGCGGTCAACTTCCCGACACCGCACGCCAGAAGACCATGGCCACCGCCGCCGACGTCCCCACCGCCCCCTTCGATCTCGCGGGTGCCGCGCGGATCCGCCAGGAGCAGTGCCTGCTCGGCAGAGTGCTCCGCAAGGGCGGACCGGAGATGAAAGGGGTTGCCCGTGCGGGCCTCGGCGGCACCGTGGAGCAACTGCACACGGCCGCCAACGACGACTACTGGACCGACACCCCGCTCTCCACGGCCTTCGACAAGGACAAGGCCGCCGCCGACACCAAGATGGACGAGCTGTGGAACCGCCGCCCCGTGTGGCAGGAATCCCTGCGCGTCGAGACTCCGCCCGACGGATACAGCTACACCGGTTTCCAGTGGGTGGAGGACGACGCCAATCCCTTCTCCGCCATCAAGCTGAGCAGTTGGGTCGCCGATCGGTTCTGGCAGTCCGAGAGCGACTTCTACGAGGACCCGCACCCCACTGCGAACAAGGAGTCGGTCGACGCGGCGACCGCGATCCACCACGCCCGCTACGACGAGAACGACCACGAGGCCAACTCGGCGTGGAAGGACATGCAGTTCATGCATGCCGTCTACGCCGACGACGCGCGCCTCTTTCTCCAGTACGGAGGCTTCCCCACCAGCGCGCCGGAGCCGGATTCGATGGAGTTCCGGATCGACGTCGAGAACCTCAAGGCGCGGTTCGCGTCCTGCGCCTACCCCAACCCGCCGGACCCGTACAAGGCGCTGAGCACCGAACTCGCTGTGGCCGCCACCGAGTGGCAGAACGAACTGGCGGGTCAGAGGACCCAGCGGGACACCATCTTGAGGGCCGAATCGCAGGCGAATGCCGACCTCGCCGTGGCCTCCCAGGCGCTTGGCGAGGCCCTGGCCCAGTCGCTCATCGCCGCGCGGCTCACCGACTGGCAGGCGTACTGGACCAGGCAGAAGCCGGCCGACCACCCCACCTCCTATCCGGAGGCGGCCGAGTTCACCAAGGTCAAGACGTGGATCGCGGATGCCCGAGGCCGCGCCTCGGGTCGTCTCTTCGTCGCTTCCCGCGCGGCGATGTCCGCGAAGACCCAGGCGGACCTCGTCACCGAGGCGCAGAACGAGGCGTACGCCGTCGCCGACCGGGCCGGGCTGCCGCGCGGCCGGGGCCTCCTCCACGGCCAGCAGGCCGCGCAGGTCACCAAGGCGACGGCCGCCGCGGCCCAGGCGGCGACGAAGGCGACGGAGACCGCTTACCACGCCACCCGCGCCTCCGTCGCCGACAGCAAGACCCTCAACGCCCTCGCCAACACCCAGGCCCACGCCGCCAAGGCCGAGTTCCGCCGCAAGGCCGCCGAGGAGGCCCAGGCCCAGTCGAAGGCCGCCGCGGAGGGCGCCGCCGCCCAGGCCGCCGCGGCCGCGCAGCGCGCCTCCGAGGCCAAGGCCGCGGAGAACAGGGCGAAGGCCGCCGAGCAGACCGCCAAGTCCGCCGCCGATGACGCGAAGGCGAAGCGGCACAAGGCCGAGGCGGAGCGGGATTACGCACAGGCGCAGAAGGATCTGGCGGCCGCCGAGCGGAAGAAGGCGGGTGACGCGGAGGCCCGCGCCCAGTCTCAGCGTGCCGTCGCGGGCGACAGGCTCGCCGACGCGCAGAGCGCGGGCCGGACCGCGGCCGACAAGAAGAACGCCGCCCTCACCCAGGAGACCAGGGCCAAGCAGGCCCGGGACGCCGCGCTGACCGCCGAGAACCGTCGCGACACCCTGGCCGCGAAGGCCGAGGCCGCCGAGGCGCTGCTCGCCGCCGTCGACGGCACCGCCGACGCCATCGAGGCCCGGCAGGCGGCGACCAAGGCCCGGACCGCCGCCGATCAGGCGACCGCTGCCGCCACCGCCGCTCGCGGTGCGGCGGACGACGCCACCGAGGCCGCCACCGAGGCGCGGGCCGCCGCGACCCGGGCCGAGGGCGCGCACCGGCGGGCTCAGTCCGCGGCCGACGGGGCGAAGGCCGACGTCGCTGTCACTGAGGCCGCCGTGGGCAAGGCGCACGCTGCCGCAGCCGACGCCATCGACGCCGCCGAGGCCGCCAAGTGGAACGCGACCGCCGCGCGGGCACAGGCGCAGACCGCGCAGAAGGCGGCCGAGAAGGCCAGGGCCGATGCCGTCGTGGCCCGTTCCGAGGCGCTGCTCGCGGGCGCCGACGCCGTACGCGCGGCCGGTCACGCGTACGCCACCGCGCAGGCCGCGTCGGCCGCGCGCGACTCGGCGGCGCAGGTCGTGAAACCGGCCAACGACGCCGTCGAACTCGGCTCCCCCTACGCGGAGACCGATCCCTCGGCGGGGCTCGCCGTGCTGACCGGGCAGGCCGCGAAGACGGCCGCCGAGCAGCAGCAGGCGCTGGCCCAGGCGAAAGCCGCCCAGGCGGCCAGGGCCGCGGCCGACGCCAAGGCGCTCGCCGCCAAGGCCGACGCCGATGCCAAGGCGGCGGCCCAGGCAGCGGCGGGCGCGGCCGAGTACGCCGCGAACGCGGCCAGGTCGGCCACCTCGGCGCAGGCTTCGGCCGGTGCGGCGGACGCTTCCGCGAAGGCCGCCAAGAAGGCCGAGGCAGCCACCGTCGGCTATCACGAGCGGGCCACCGCGGACGCCGCGGCCGCGCAGCAGGCGGCGGATTCGGCCGGGGACCACGCCTTTCAGGCCGATGCGTCCGCCACGGAGGCCGAACGGGACGCGTCGAGTGCCCGGAGCGCCGCCGACGCGGCCGAGCGGGACGCCTCCACCGCACGGGGTGTCGCCGATCAGGCGGAGCGGGACGCGACTGCCGCCGAGGCCGCCCATGCCGCCGTCCGCGCGCAGCAGGTGGACTTCGAGGCCGCGCAGGAGCAGCGGCGCACCGGTGGCGGTGGCGGTACCGGGGTCGACGGCGTCGTCATGAAACCCAGTGACGAGACCCGGGTCGACATCGATCCCAAGAGCGACTGTGTCGGTACGCACTCCGGCTCCGGCATCGGCTGCGAGATCGACCTCGAATTCCACATCTACGGCGAGATGGACTTCTACCTGGAGTCCTGCCCGCTGCCGGGAGTGGAGCGGGCCAAGTGCGGCAAGGCGATCCAGCGCGACTACCTGATGAGTTCCCCGCTGGACGTCACCTTCCGTGAGAACGACGTCCACGTCGACGGTCTCGAACTCACCGCCTCCGTCCTCAAGGCCATCGCCACCGGCGCCGTCGCCGACATCGTCGGCTGCTGGAACCGCAAGCTCAGCAGCTGCTTGTGGCTGGCGGGGAGCATCGTTCTGCCGGGGGTGCTGGTGAAGGCCGCGCAAGCGGCGTTCACCATGAGGGTCGCGATTCGCTCCGGCAGCGGGATCGGCGCGGCCATCTGGGGTCTGCGCGGCTCCGGCCTCAGCGCGTCGGCCATGGCGAATCTGGAGCGCATCGGCCGACAGGCCCTGAACGCCATGTGTTTCCCGGCCGGTACCAAAATCGCGACGGAACACGGGACCAGACCGATCGAGGAGATCGGCCCGGGTGACCGGGTCTGGGCCGAGGACCCGGTGACGGGAAAACGGCACCTGCGCAAGGTCACCGGCGTGATGCGGCGCACGGCTGACTCGCTCGTGTCGGTCGGCATCGGACAGGAGACCGTTCGAGCAACGCCCGAGCATCCGTTCTGGGTGCTGGGGAAGGGGTGGACCAGCGCCCAGTCGCTGCGTCCCGGAGACCGACTGCGCACCCTGGACGGTGCGGACACGCGGGTGAGCGCGGTGCGGACGACCGTTGCCCGGACGCAGGTGTTCAACTTCGAAGTAGAGGGAGACCACACCTACTTTGTGGGCGATACGCGGGTGCTGGTGCACAACACTTGCCGGATCTTCCCGAACCGGATGCCTGCGACGCTTTCTGAGGAACTTTCGCTGGCGGAGCGGCTGGGCGTCCGTCCTGCGAAGCCGGGATCGGCAGACTGGGAGAGGTACATCGATTTCGACGGTGAGCCCGTGAAATGGGCTGTGCTGGAGGACGGACAATTGCTCATCATGCCCAAGACGGTCAACGGTCGGGAGCTCTCCCACCCTGTACTCAGTGGCGGTGGGCCCGTTCGAGCGGCGGGGGAGGCTGAGATCGCGGGCGGCGGTGGCCAGTACTTCGGCTTGCGTATCGACAGCCACACCGGCCACTACTTCGTCGAGGGCGACCCGTTCTGGGCGCCCGGTGGTGGGGCGGAGCATGTGGGCAAGGAAGCCTTCGCCGCAGCGGGGGTGCTGTTCTGA
- a CDS encoding tetratricopeptide repeat protein, which produces MQPRNMSMSGVVDLAAVKAAQEAKAKAEQARAEAARQGGTGAISPADLVIDVDEAGFETQVLQRSAEVAVVIDFWAEWCQPCKQLSPVLERLTVEYGGRVLLAKIDVDANQMLMQQFGIQGIPAVFAVVAGQALPLFQGAAPESQIRQTLDQLVQVAEERFGITGLAVDPEAEPGAGQAAAQEAVPAGPHDALLAAAVEALDAGDLGGAVRAYQNVLADDPANEEAKLGLAQAELLQRVQGLDPQAVRRDAADKPADVEAQLAAADLDLVGGHVEDAFGRLIETVRRTVGDDRDAVRVRLLDLFEVIGPDDPRVAAARRALARALF; this is translated from the coding sequence ATGCAGCCACGGAACATGTCCATGAGCGGAGTCGTCGACCTCGCCGCGGTGAAGGCGGCCCAGGAGGCCAAGGCGAAGGCGGAGCAGGCGCGCGCGGAAGCGGCCCGCCAGGGCGGCACGGGGGCGATCTCCCCGGCCGACCTCGTGATCGACGTCGACGAGGCCGGGTTCGAGACCCAGGTCCTCCAGCGGTCCGCCGAGGTGGCCGTCGTCATCGACTTCTGGGCGGAGTGGTGCCAGCCCTGCAAGCAGCTGAGCCCGGTCCTGGAGCGGCTGACGGTCGAGTACGGCGGACGCGTCCTGCTCGCCAAGATCGACGTCGACGCCAACCAGATGCTGATGCAGCAGTTCGGCATCCAGGGCATCCCGGCCGTCTTCGCGGTCGTCGCCGGGCAGGCGCTGCCCCTCTTCCAGGGCGCCGCTCCCGAGTCCCAGATCCGTCAGACCCTCGACCAGCTCGTCCAGGTCGCCGAGGAGCGCTTCGGCATCACCGGCCTGGCGGTCGACCCGGAGGCCGAGCCCGGCGCCGGGCAGGCCGCCGCGCAGGAGGCCGTGCCGGCGGGCCCGCACGACGCGCTGCTCGCCGCCGCCGTGGAGGCCCTGGACGCCGGGGACCTGGGCGGCGCGGTGCGGGCGTACCAGAACGTGCTGGCCGACGACCCGGCCAACGAGGAGGCCAAACTCGGGCTCGCGCAGGCCGAGTTGCTTCAGCGTGTCCAGGGGCTCGACCCGCAGGCCGTGCGCCGGGACGCCGCCGACAAGCCGGCCGACGTCGAGGCGCAACTCGCCGCCGCCGACCTGGACTTGGTGGGCGGTCACGTCGAGGACGCGTTCGGGCGTCTGATCGAGACGGTCCGTCGCACGGTGGGTGACGACCGGGACGCCGTCCGCGTCCGGCTGCTCGACCTGTTCGAGGTGATCGGGCCGGACGATCCCCGGGTGGCGGCGGCGCGGCGGGCGCTGGCGCGGGCGTTGTTCTGA
- a CDS encoding DUF6230 family protein yields MESQVRGGTRWKRFAVVMVPSVAATACIGVALAQGALAASFSVSGQSFKVTADQLEGYGFTQYGALDSGYTLAGEKVNHPVAVSSFDTATIKNLCQSVVTPNIPIIGSVTLTLTAGNSDDKSQQVSADNLYIDIADLETTGEKGGATFEDIDIGVAAGDTGNPDKGGKGIGMKGGKEQANPYGFAQQAKKATLTGVKQTAWATTAGTFTLPHLKMKLSAGSKECY; encoded by the coding sequence ATGGAGTCCCAGGTGCGTGGCGGGACCAGATGGAAGCGGTTCGCTGTGGTCATGGTGCCCAGCGTCGCCGCGACGGCGTGCATAGGCGTGGCCCTCGCACAGGGCGCGCTCGCGGCGTCGTTCAGCGTTTCGGGGCAGTCGTTCAAGGTCACGGCTGACCAGCTGGAGGGCTACGGTTTCACCCAGTACGGTGCGCTCGACTCGGGCTACACCCTCGCTGGTGAGAAGGTCAACCACCCGGTGGCGGTCTCGTCGTTCGACACTGCGACGATCAAGAACCTGTGCCAGTCGGTCGTGACCCCGAACATCCCGATCATCGGGTCGGTCACCCTGACGCTCACGGCCGGCAACAGCGATGACAAGAGTCAGCAGGTCTCTGCCGACAACCTGTACATCGACATCGCCGACCTGGAGACCACGGGCGAGAAGGGCGGCGCGACCTTCGAGGACATCGACATCGGTGTTGCCGCCGGTGACACCGGCAACCCTGACAAGGGTGGCAAGGGCATCGGCATGAAGGGTGGCAAGGAACAGGCCAACCCGTACGGCTTCGCTCAGCAGGCCAAGAAGGCCACGCTGACGGGCGTGAAGCAGACGGCGTGGGCGACCACCGCCGGCACCTTCACGCTGCCCCACCTGAAGATGAAGCTGTCCGCGGGCAGCAAGGAGTGCTACTAG
- a CDS encoding acetate kinase, with product MTASRVLVLNSGSSSVKYQLLDMADGSRLATGLVERIGEETSRLKHTDLVSGATRERTAPIADHGAALKSVAEELALDGRGLDSPELAAIGHRVVHGGQTFTRPTVIDDAVLAEIERLVPLAPLHNPANLTGIRTAQALRPDLPQVAVFDTAFHTTMPESAARYAIDVATADEHSIRRYGFHGTSHAYVSRATAELLGRAPEEVNVIVLHLGNGASASAVRAGRCVDTSMGLTPLEGLVMGTRSGDLDPAVIFHLARVGGMSTDDVDTLLNKRSGLIGLCGDNDMREIRRRIDAGDGAAELAFEIYVHRLRKYVGAYYAVLGKVDAVAFTAGVGENAAEVRAAALAGLEGMGLAVDPALNAVRGDGARLISPAGSRVAVAVVPTDEELEIARQAYALVGN from the coding sequence GTGACCGCGTCCCGTGTCCTCGTCCTCAACTCCGGCTCGTCGTCGGTGAAGTACCAGCTCCTCGACATGGCCGACGGCAGCCGGCTGGCGACGGGCCTCGTCGAGCGGATCGGGGAGGAGACGTCCCGGCTGAAGCACACGGACCTGGTGAGCGGCGCCACCCGCGAGCGCACGGCGCCGATCGCCGACCACGGGGCCGCCCTGAAGTCCGTCGCGGAGGAACTGGCGCTCGACGGCCGGGGCCTGGACTCCCCCGAGCTGGCGGCGATAGGCCACCGCGTGGTGCACGGCGGCCAGACCTTCACCCGCCCCACGGTGATCGACGACGCGGTCCTCGCGGAGATCGAGCGCCTGGTGCCGCTCGCCCCGCTGCACAACCCGGCGAACCTGACGGGCATCCGCACGGCCCAGGCGCTGCGCCCCGACCTCCCCCAGGTCGCCGTCTTCGACACGGCGTTCCACACGACGATGCCGGAGTCGGCGGCGCGCTACGCGATCGACGTCGCGACGGCCGACGAGCACAGCATCCGCCGCTACGGCTTCCACGGCACCTCGCACGCGTACGTGTCCCGGGCGACGGCCGAGCTGCTGGGCCGGGCGCCGGAGGAGGTCAACGTGATCGTGCTGCACCTGGGCAACGGCGCGTCGGCGTCGGCGGTGCGCGCGGGGCGGTGTGTGGACACCTCGATGGGGCTGACGCCTTTGGAGGGGCTGGTGATGGGTACGCGTTCCGGTGACCTGGACCCGGCCGTCATCTTCCATTTGGCGCGGGTTGGCGGGATGTCCACGGACGACGTCGACACTCTCCTCAACAAGCGGAGCGGGCTGATCGGTCTCTGCGGCGACAACGACATGCGGGAGATCCGGCGGCGTATCGACGCGGGGGACGGGGCGGCGGAACTCGCCTTCGAGATCTATGTCCACCGGCTGCGGAAATACGTCGGGGCGTATTACGCGGTGCTCGGAAAGGTCGACGCGGTCGCGTTCACGGCCGGGGTCGGGGAGAACGCGGCGGAGGTGCGGGCGGCGGCGCTGGCCGGCCTGGAGGGGATGGGCCTCGCCGTGGACCCGGCGCTGAACGCCGTGCGGGGCGACGGGGCGCGGCTGATCTCGCCGGCGGGGTCGCGGGTCGCGGTGGCGGTCGTCCCGACGGACGAGGAGCTGGAAATCGCGAGGCAGGCATATGCCCTGGTCGGCAACTGA